The Pseudoalteromonas luteoviolacea DNA window GCATACACAGCAGAGCGATTAATTAAAGAAAAACGGGTTCACAATGTACTTATCTTTGATTGCGATGTGCATCAGGGAGATGGCACAGCCGCTATGCTTACGCACAACCCTTTTGTATTTACCTGCTCAATACATTGTGAAAAGAACTTTCCTTTTAGAAAGCAACAGAGTGATTTAGACATTGGGTTAGACCCTAATGTCAGTGATCATGAATACCTGCGTGTTGTAGAGGCAACGATCCATGATCTGCTGGAGCAGTTAAATCCAGATTTGGTTTTATATGATGCGGGTGTTGATGTTTGGCAAGAAGATACCTTGGGCAAACTAGATATTAGTTGGCAAGGGCTTGAGAAACGCGATCGTATTGTACTCAACGCGTGTAATCAAAAAGGCGTGCCAGTAGCGACCGTGATCGGTGGGGGATATGACAAAGACCATGAGCGTTTAGCAAAACGTCATGCTATCGTCATTGAGCAGGCAGCAAAAATATAGTTTATATTTTTCATAATATTTAAATATATTCCTTTATAAATCATATTGGTCGACTTTTTTTTACGTTTTTGTGTCTGTTTTTTATATTTATTTTACTTACTTTTAATTGTTTATCTTCGTTCCTTTTTTGAATATTTAGTTGCCCAAGATAAAGGGCAAACTACCAAAATAAAAAGGAGTATAAAATGATAAAGTCAACATTAATTACACTATTACTTAGTAGCTCAGCATTGTTATCCATGCATGCTTTCAGCTCTACTATCGAATTTGCAGAGTGTGGTGAAAATAAAAGAGAAAATGGAAAGGAAGATTGTGTTTGGTCTGATTATATTGGTGGCAAGCAAATGCCTCCATGGGCTGTGAGTTACAACACTGAGAATGGTGAATATAATAGTGAAACAGTTTATATCTGTCGTGATTCCGGTAATGTCTTAGGGCGAGCTGTTAAAGGGGTATGTTATGTGCCTTGGTATGGCAGAGAATATGCCCACAGTAGTAACTTCCAAGTGCTTACAATGGATCCAAATAACTATGAATGGCGCGTTGAGACTTTACGTATAGATATTGATGGCAATATAAAA harbors:
- a CDS encoding histone deacetylase family protein; this encodes MYNPNLPLVYHPNYSFSFDPKHRFVVSKFARLKSYLEQQGLIGENLHQGPVGHYSDLELVHCEQYVRDLYHNELCPKAMRRIGIPWSKELMARTFTAPLGTYLTASLALENGVACHLAGGTHHAHYDFGSGYCMVNDLAYTAERLIKEKRVHNVLIFDCDVHQGDGTAAMLTHNPFVFTCSIHCEKNFPFRKQQSDLDIGLDPNVSDHEYLRVVEATIHDLLEQLNPDLVLYDAGVDVWQEDTLGKLDISWQGLEKRDRIVLNACNQKGVPVATVIGGGYDKDHERLAKRHAIVIEQAAKI
- a CDS encoding DM9 repeat-containing protein translates to MIKSTLITLLLSSSALLSMHAFSSTIEFAECGENKRENGKEDCVWSDYIGGKQMPPWAVSYNTENGEYNSETVYICRDSGNVLGRAVKGVCYVPWYGREYAHSSNFQVLTMDPNNYEWRVETLRIDIDGNIKRPGKYLVKGSQEGSYPTYVCGVRDGHNIFRTGKLVNGHCWYGAGGREWNYHLSSGRVEVLYYTGYHAG